A genomic stretch from Pseudomonas mendocina includes:
- a CDS encoding type VI secretion system tip protein VgrG, translated as MFNAANQTHFSLTIEGVSHDLQVLEFTGHEAINQPYEFELELISNRPDLDLESLLHQRAFLAFAPGGAGVHGIIYRVAQGDSGKRLTRYHISLRPQLAYLAHRINQRIFQHLTVPQIISQILQEHGIQTDAHKFQFGPTLYPEREYCVQYDESDLHFIQRLCEEEGIHYHFEHSENGHTLIFADDQSGFPKLPGTAYQQDSGLVADKPVIKRFGMRMETRTNRVTRRDYNFEKPKLRMEAAYNSEFQPDLEDYDYPGQFVERARGKHLSTRILERHRADYEQVEGESDQPLLVSGHFLNLSEHPRSEWNQLWLLTAIHHQGKQPQVLEESITSHTDEDDGFQQGYRNHFIATPWDVNYRPQLLHTKPKVLGSQSAVVTGPAGEEIHCDPYGRVKVQFHWDREGQADDKTSCWLRVASSWAGDHYGAVTIPRIGMEVLVTFMEGDPDQPLITGCLYHAAHEVPYELPANKTRSVFKTMSSPGGGGFNELRIEDKKGAEQIFIHAQRDWDENIEHDQKIRVGNERHDTVEANSYSEFYAEEHRTTHADRKTETRSSDHLTVAQTQHVKVGVGQFIETGNEIHYYAGSKVVVDAGMELTANGGGSFIKLDPSGITLSGATVNVNSGGAPGKGAGIGIVLPVIPGAADADKAGEVPQLALSNLQLAKKARQIGASRCPICEACRDGLCALPRPAQG; from the coding sequence ATGTTCAATGCCGCCAACCAGACCCATTTCAGCCTGACCATCGAAGGTGTCAGCCACGATTTGCAGGTACTCGAATTTACCGGGCATGAAGCGATCAACCAGCCTTATGAATTCGAGCTGGAGCTGATCAGCAACCGCCCGGACCTTGATCTGGAAAGCCTGTTGCACCAGCGCGCATTCCTCGCCTTCGCACCAGGTGGCGCAGGCGTGCATGGCATCATCTACCGCGTTGCTCAAGGTGACTCCGGCAAACGCCTGACCCGCTATCACATCAGCCTCAGACCTCAACTGGCTTACCTGGCTCACCGCATCAATCAACGCATCTTCCAGCACCTCACGGTGCCGCAGATCATCAGCCAGATTCTGCAAGAGCATGGCATCCAGACCGACGCCCACAAATTCCAGTTCGGCCCCACGCTCTACCCCGAGCGCGAATACTGTGTGCAATACGATGAGAGCGACCTGCACTTCATCCAGCGCCTGTGTGAAGAAGAAGGTATTCACTACCACTTCGAACACAGCGAAAACGGCCACACCCTGATCTTTGCCGATGACCAGAGCGGTTTCCCCAAACTGCCCGGCACCGCCTACCAGCAAGACAGCGGTCTGGTCGCCGACAAGCCGGTTATCAAGCGCTTCGGCATGCGTATGGAAACCCGCACCAACCGTGTCACCCGCCGTGACTACAACTTCGAAAAACCCAAGTTGCGGATGGAGGCGGCCTATAACAGCGAGTTCCAACCTGACCTCGAAGACTACGACTACCCCGGCCAGTTCGTTGAACGTGCGCGCGGCAAACACTTATCCACACGCATCCTCGAACGCCACCGCGCCGACTACGAACAAGTCGAAGGTGAAAGTGATCAGCCTCTGCTGGTCAGCGGCCACTTCCTCAACCTCAGCGAACACCCGCGCAGTGAGTGGAACCAGCTGTGGCTGCTCACCGCCATCCACCACCAAGGCAAGCAGCCGCAGGTGCTGGAAGAATCCATCACCAGCCATACAGATGAGGACGACGGCTTCCAGCAGGGCTACCGCAACCACTTTATTGCCACCCCTTGGGACGTAAATTACCGCCCGCAACTGCTGCATACGAAGCCCAAAGTACTCGGCAGCCAGAGTGCTGTGGTCACAGGCCCTGCGGGCGAAGAAATCCACTGCGACCCATACGGCCGGGTCAAAGTCCAGTTCCACTGGGACCGCGAAGGCCAGGCCGACGACAAAACCAGCTGCTGGCTGCGCGTTGCCTCCAGCTGGGCGGGCGATCACTACGGTGCCGTGACCATTCCGCGCATCGGCATGGAAGTGCTGGTGACCTTTATGGAAGGCGACCCCGATCAGCCCCTGATTACTGGCTGCCTGTACCACGCCGCCCACGAAGTGCCCTACGAACTGCCTGCCAACAAAACCCGCAGCGTGTTCAAAACCATGAGCTCACCCGGTGGCGGAGGCTTTAACGAGCTGCGCATTGAAGACAAAAAAGGCGCAGAACAAATCTTTATCCACGCCCAGCGCGACTGGGATGAAAACATCGAGCACGACCAAAAGATCCGCGTTGGCAACGAGCGCCACGACACCGTAGAAGCCAACAGCTACAGCGAGTTCTACGCCGAAGAACACCGCACCACCCACGCCGACCGCAAAACCGAAACCCGCAGCAGCGATCACCTCACCGTTGCGCAAACCCAACACGTCAAAGTCGGCGTCGGCCAGTTCATCGAAACCGGCAACGAAATCCATTACTACGCAGGCAGCAAAGTCGTTGTCGACGCAGGCATGGAACTCACCGCCAACGGCGGTGGCAGCTTTATCAAACTCGACCCCAGCGGCATCACCCTCAGCGGCGCCACCGTCAACGTCAACTCCGGCGGCGCACCAGGCAAAGGCGCCGGTATCGGGATTGTGCTGCCGGTGATACCGGGGGCGGCAGATGCGGATAAGGCGGGAGAGGTACCGCAACTGGCACTGAGCAACCTGCAACTGGCTAAAAAGGCCCGCCAGATCGGCGCAAGCCGCTGCCCGATTTGCGAAGCCTGCCGTGATGGTCTTTGCGCACTGCCAAGGCCAGCACAGGGATAA